One window of the Benincasa hispida cultivar B227 chromosome 3, ASM972705v1, whole genome shotgun sequence genome contains the following:
- the LOC120074633 gene encoding LOW QUALITY PROTEIN: O-fucosyltransferase 30-like (The sequence of the model RefSeq protein was modified relative to this genomic sequence to represent the inferred CDS: inserted 2 bases in 2 codons), which yields MNIFGSSRSSINRWNSKKSNLQLRRFSLSVLVLLFCSLFLLYMSSSSTSSFMYSTAFSTSTTRQCNSQILNIGEKFLFYAPHSGFSNQLSEFKNAILMAGILNRTLVVPPILDHHAVALGSCPKFRVPDPGEIRFSVWEHMLELLRSGRYVSMADIVDISSLTSYSSVKAIDFRTFAYLWCGVHLESVCSNEYNLKHCGRLLAGLDGNVDKCLHAVDEDCRTTVWTYQNGEVDDALDLFQPDEQLKKKKKLSYVRRRRDVYGTLGPNSKAESATVLAFGSLFTAPYKGSELYIDIHEVSGDQSISSLMKNIDYLPFVPEILSAGKDYIDKIIKAPFLCAQLRLLDGQFKNHWKATFLALKQKXDSIIKNANEPIHVFVMTDLPESNWTGSFLXDLVSDSNRFKLFFLKEHDELVLRASKKVMAVGHGLRWTSSAFGPGSIRDMKKKCASERLPDVLLYIEETVCSCASLVLLVLLGPPLLKAIELMRKYGVCSSQT from the exons ATGAATATTTTCGGTTCGAGCAGATCTTCGATTAACCGATGGAACTCGAAGAAATCCAATTTACAGCTCCGGCGTTTTTCTTTGTCTGTTCTCGTTCTTCTCTTCTGTTCCCTCTTTCTCCTCTACATGTCCTCCTCCTCTACCTCTTCCTTTATGTACTCGACTGCATTCTCCACTTCAACTACGCGCCAGTGCAATTCCCAGATCTTAAACATCGGTGAGAAATTTCTGTTTTACGCGCCTCACAGCGGCTTTAGCAACCAGCTTTCCGAGTTCAAGAATGCTATTCTGATGGCTGGGATTCTGAACCGGACTCTTGTTGTTCCGCCGATTCTCGATCACCATGCGGTTGCTCTCGGGAGTTGTCCGAAATTCCGAGTTCCGGATCCTGGTGAGATACGATTTTCGGTTTGGGAGCATATGCTTGAGCTTCTTCGGAGTGGAAG GTACGTTTCGATGGCGGATATTGTAGATATTTCATCATTAACTTCTTATTCTTCTGTTAAAGCCATAGATTTTAGAACCTTTGCATACTTATGGTGTGGAGTGCATCTGGAAAGTGTTTGTTCAAATGAATATAACCTAAAGCATTGTGGTCGTCTACTAGCAGGGCTTGATGGGAATGTAGACAAATGTTTACATGCTGTAGATGAAGATTGCAGAACTACAGTTTGGACTTACCAAAATGGTGAAGTTGATGATGCCTTAGACTTGTTTCAGCCTGACGAACAgcttaagaagaaaaagaaactgtCCTATGTCAGGCGCCGTCGAGATGTATATGGAACCCTTGGACCCAATTCGAAAGCTGAATCAGCTACTGTTTTGGCATTTGGAAGTCTTTTTACTGCTCCATACAAAGGTTCAGAGCTGTATATTGATATCCATGAAGTTAGTGGAGATCAAAGCATCAGTTCTTTGATGAAAAACATTGATTATCTACCATTTGTCCCAGAAATCTTGAGTGCAGGAAAAGACTATATTGACAAGATCATAAAAGCTCCATTTCTTTGTGCCCAACTGAGATTGTTAGATGGGCAGTTCAAAAATCACTGGAAGGCTACTTTTTTGGCCCTCAAACAGA TAGACTCGATAATAAAGAATGCTAATGAACCTATTCATGTTTTTGTGATGACTGATCTTCCTGAATCTAATTGGACTGGAAGCTTCT GGGACTTGGTTAGTGATTCAAATCGCTTCAAACTCTTTTTCCTCAAAGAACACGACGAATTAGTTCTACGAGCATCTAAAAAGGTGATGGCTGTAGGACATGGCTTGAGATGGACATCCAGTGCATTTGGTCCTGGCAGCATTCGTGATATGAAGAAAAAATGTGCTTCTGAGAGATTACCGGATGTTCTCCTATATATAGAGGAAACTGTTTGCAGTTGTGCTTCACTTGTTTTGTTGGTACTGCTGGGTCCACCATTGCTGAAAGCCATAGAGCTGATGAGAAAATATGGAGTATGTTCAAGTCAAACTTGA